CCTTTAGCTACTCCGTCAAATAGCTCAACTGATGCCCACCCCACGCTGCGCACCCCGGGGCTGTTCGCAATGGCGCTGTCGGGATTCACGCTTCGAGAGATCAATAGTGCACTCTAAGAAATCCTTTCAAAATCTTCGCCGGGAAGCGAAGCGGACCTAACCTCGGTCTTCGACATAACCGAAACCTCCTGCTTTTGCTTGTCGGAGACCATAACGTAAATCGCTTTCTTGAGCTTGCATACCAAGTTAGGATTCCTAGGAGAAGAGAAGCCTGGAGTTGGAGGAGGCTGAATAGAAATTATTGTGGATCCCTCCTTCCCTTATGTTGTTGAAAGGCATTCTTCACGTCAAATTGAAATAAGGCCACCTTTTGATTGCAGCCAAGGCAAGAATGCCACGAATGGTGTTTAGCAATCTGGAGCAAATGTTTTCCCTATCTCTAAAAGGGTTCGACTCGGCGTCGAGGGGAGTAATCCCCTTGGCTGGGTTTAGTAAACCCTGTTGCTGATCACTTGTTAACTGATACTGTGAGTGTACTTAAGCAGTATTGGAAGACACGTGGTTAGCATGCTGAGGCATCTTCCTCTGTTACTTGGGAGGTATATCTTTAAAATGAATAGTATATTCCTCCTGGGTAGCCTGAGATGACTACCTTAATCTTACATTTAGATGTTGGTTACTTCTAATTGTAGGAATCCTTACAGACTAAGTAAGGTGCCAACCAACGGCCCATCCATGCGGTGGGCGTTATGGCGAGGTGTGAGATCACGAAGACCTCTTGATGTGGAAGGACAAAATAATTATAATGAAGCGGATAAAATTGAATGTTTTGCTCCGAAATATCGAGAGTGATCGGAAGGTTGTCGCATGGCAGAGGGTATTGGAATACTCTCGGCTGGCAAGGTCTCTCCTAAGAAAGGGGATCTTGTTAGTCCTGGACAAAGTCACCAAGGAATCGTGTATAACTTTACACTTGTTTCTTCGCTCAGTTTACCGCTTAGGTAGGAAATCAGGGTGGTTGTACTGCGCTTTGTATTTAAAGCAATGTATGTCATCTTTGAAGATTGCTTATGGTGGTAAGTTTGATAAGAACTTACCTCTTTCGGTAGCTGTTTCGCTGACTGGAAAAGGATACCCTAGGATAATCCCTAGTCATGTGCGTAGAATAATGTACAAGCATGATGAACGGGCGGATGATGCCGTCAGGGTCATGCTTACACTTCTTTCATTCTATACAATTCTAATTAAAGGAAAGAAGATAAAGAAGACTCTGTTCGATACCATTCGCAGCCCTGTCCAGGATATTGATCAGGTGGTTAGCTGGATTGGCACTTTAAAAGGCGATCTAGTTGAGTTGCTTGATCGATATGTCCCTAAACTTTCTCATATCCCTTTAAACCAGGGTATGAGTTGGTTGCCATCTTGGAAAGCGCTGCCCTCTTATCGGGCTCTGGATACACTGTGGTCAATATTCACAGATCTGCGTAAGGTAAAGACACCTTATGTTGCGCAGACGATGGAATTATCGGCTTACGCCTCTTTATTGAAGTTTATTCATGCGAGAGGTGAACAGTGGAGTTCTGGTATATTATTCCCTCGAAGGGTACGTTTTGCCTTTGATCGTAATAATAAGCTCTTTTCCGGGTCCGATCTAGATGAATTTGAGTCTAAGATCGGTCCTTACCTGCCCGCCTGGCACCCCGCTGTGGGACCGGCTATGACAGGGAAGTTGGCCCAGAAGGTTGAAGGAGGGGGAAAGCGGAGGGTGTTTGCCATAGGTAATTGGGTTAACCAAAGGCTGCTCACTCCTGTTCATATGTGGTTGGCTAAAGTTTTACAGTCGATCCCTATGGATGGGACGTTTGATCAGTACAAACCTTTAACCCTTTTGTCTGGTTCGAAAACGAACTATTGCTTTGATCTCACGGCGGCCACAGATAGGTGGCCTCTCGTTTTGATGTTTGAAGTAATGGTCGTACTATTCGACCGGTCTTTTGCCTCTGCAGTTGTGAATTCAGCTTTAGCGTGTAATCTCTTCTTTATTGGTTTTCTCGATAAATCGGAGGTTACTAGCGACAAGTACTGGATTTCCTTTGTCGCAGGGCAACCCCTTGGTTATCGCTCTTCGTGGCCTCTCTTTGCCTTGACCCACCACATTGTTGTGTGGTGGTGTGCTGAGCAAGTGTATCCTGGTTCTCACTTTACTCGCTATGCTTTGTTAGGTGATGATATTGTCATATCTGACAAGCGGGTTGCTCAAGAGTATCTTAAAGTACTCGGGCACCTCCAGGTAAAGGTGTCAATGAGTAAATCGTTGATATCTGATACTGGTTGTGCGGAGTTTGCAAAGCGATTCTTAGTACGGGACCTTACAAAGGACTTATCCTCGGTAACCCTAAAAGCGTTATTGGGAATTCATATTCCAATTTGTAGGCTCGGTCTTGCCCATCGATATGGAATTAAAAGGTATTCAACCTTTCGCCGACTCGGTGGTGCAGGATAGTTGAGTTGTTCTCAAGTTCCAGTCCCCGGCCATTTAATCACAGATCGTGAGCGGATGGATTGGTGTCTCTGGGTTCAAGCTACTTTCCCTTCTATCAATTGGTATTTTGGTGAAGGGCGGCCTCTAACACCTGATCAGTTCTGGTGGGTTCTTCGAAGAATTCTCCGGTCTTGGACTCCTCCTGAGTTTGAGGCCCCACCTGATGATTTGTTTGTCAGTGTGGAGCAGAGAACATTCTTAGAATACACTGGTTTACGTGCTCAGATGTCTGAGTTCTTGAGCTTCTATGGATGGTGGTTAGGGTATTATAAGATGGCTTATGGCCACTTAGACTACTCATACCACCCGAATAAAGTAACATTAGACAGGCTTACTCTTGATGAAGTCTTCGATGCTCCTTATATTCGTGGTGCATGGGGTTTAACCGATGTACAACATGGATAAAAGGGTTCGACTCAATATTCTTGAAGGAATCCTTTAGCTACTAATCTAGCTTTTCTCTACCGAGCCATCTGCTTTATGCTTGATCTTGTAAATCCACTTGCAGACAATGGCTTCTTTCCCTGCAGGCAATGAGACTCAgtcttattctttttttttcctgGGCATTGATTTCTTCCTGTATAGGATCTCTCCAGCAAGAATGATTGGAGGCTTCAGCAAATGATTCAGGTTCATGAGAAGATTGAACTGAAATGAGGTAAGCTCGATCTTTTTGGGAAAACGATATATAAGATAAGATAAAAATCCTTCAACAGGATAAGAAACTTGAGAGGATCGACGAACCTGAGAGAGGGATCCAGAATCTGAGGAGACGACTGGAAGGGAAGCAACTGGGCTAGGCTGCTGATCTTCTGGAGTAGCCTGACCTGGGAAAGAGACTGTAATCGCCGCCGAGAAGAAAGATGCTGTGCCGGGTGACTGGAATCCTCTGAGGTCAGCTGAACAGGCTGACAATCGGCAGAAAATGCTGAGCAAAGCTGCTGGCCTGAAGAGTGAGGTACGAAGTCAACTGCAGAAGAATGAGGAAAAAGTTTATGAACAGGAGAAGGCCGCAATACATCTCCATCATCATTCTCCCCCGGGGCTGATTAATTAGGTTAAGGAAAATATGAGGCGACTCCATTTCCATTAAAGAGAGCATTAAGGATACATCGAGTCTCTTGGATTTCATCACGTCATAGCATCTATACCCGGACTGAGCATATCCAAGAAAGACACAAGTGGTTGCCTTGGGGACAATTTTTCTATTAACTGCGCAGGAATATGAACAAAACACGTNNNNNNNNNNNNNNNNNNNNNNNNNNNNNNNNNNNNNNNNNNNNNNNNNNNNNNNNNNNNNNNNNNNNNNNNNNNNNNNNNNNNNNNNNNNNNNNNNNNNAAATTATTTGATAGAATAAGGGGCTTTCCTCAGACCTCTGTCTGGCCTAAGGACCGTCTCTAGGCTGGAGCTCCTGTCTCCGTACTTAGAGAGCCGACCAATCCACTTCGTTACCCGATCAAAATGGAAAATAGTACATAGTGTGGTTAAGGCTTTAAGAGTGAGATCGGATCTTCTTACCCCAGCCAATGCGTCTGATAGTTCCTAAGCAGGAGAGAATCGTTATTGGTATTGTGTTCTATTTTGAAATACTAACGAATGGGGACTAGCATACCATATTGGGAAATAGATTCTGAAAGCATTATTGTTAGAAGAATAGAAGAAAGATAAACCGAAAGTGCGGTTACTCTTTTCATCTTGTTTTGATGCAAAGGTAAAGTGTCAGAAAACATCTCTTTTGCTGCCCGATTGAGTGGTTCTCCACACTCGCATGGTGAAAGAACATGGTGTGTGCTACAGACATTGTATTAAAAAGTGTCTTTATGTTAAGAATTTGAGATTCTCGCTTGCCAAAGCATCAGGATGATATAACAATTGTTCCGGCACCGTGTACCACCAGATAGAAAATCCAATCATAGCACAGAAAACTAAGACAAACCTCATATCGAAATTGTATGAATAGATTAGAGCATCTTTAATGCCAAAggatttcactcgtgaggatTCCCGGGTTACATCCTTTAATCCAACTTTCCTATCAGGAGAGCGAAGTAGAGGATTAAGCCCAACATATTCCTTAAATGGAAGAAAGGGAAGGTGCCTCCTTCTTTCCCTAAGGGGCTCCCATTGAACTTAAAGAGCGGAAACTGAATATACCGAAATATGAGATTGGAAGCATTTCTTATAGAAAATATTGAATGACTAGCGCCCGACCGCAGCATTATAGGATGGCTCTGGCATGGAACAACCTCCCTTACTCCATAGGACACGATAAGGTTGAGCTTACAGAGCCCGGCCATCTTCTCCCGATTTGCctggtggccgaaaaatgcatgatccCGCCTGTCTGATTGTTATGAGATTTTCGTGACTTCCCTTTATTTAACTAGTATAGCTCCAACGCTTCCCTTAAAAGCTCCCCGTCACCAAAGCAAAGACAGAAGAGTCATAAGGGTTGGTACTTTTGCAATCATCGACAGACAAGTCAGTAAAGTTCTCCCGGAAAGGGGACTGCCAGAGTAGCTAGAAGTAGTTGATTAAGCCTCTGTCAGAGGGAAGACGGGGGGCCCTGGGGTTGAACTCCTTTCGTTGACTGTCGAACGAATCCGGTAATCGGTGCCCTTtttattcttatcttagaaaaGAAGCATCCCTTGACGCaccttatttatttatttaatttaaaggcAAAGCTCCACACGGAAAAATGAAATTGAATAGGCTAGTTAGGAAAAGTCCAGAACGTTTAGTGATCACAGAAGGGTACCGTAGAGAGAGGCTCTTCCTGATGTGAGATTGCCTGCTTGCTTCAGGGGAAGGAATTTGAGTGCTGATGTAGCTAACAGCCCCCTTCATAGTCGATTCATTAGGGTCGTCACCTTCCACCCAGAAAAGTATCCACCGTTTTCTTTGTCTCTTAAGCCTCACAGCTATGGGACTTCCTAAAGAAAGCTGCAATCGCAGTTTATCAACCACTCACAAGATCACCGAGATCTTTGACTTAGCTCCCAAAGGTAATCCACCCGGCCCTTTCCCAACCTATACAAGGGGAGCAGAAGATAACGAAAGGGAGACAAGGTCCTAACTAAATCATAACACAAACTACCATTCCATAGATAAGGCAAGAGATAACTTATGACCTCGCGGATGGAGAGGGATTCGAACCCCCGGTATTCCTATCAATACTTCGGTTTTCAAGACCGACTCTTTCAACCGCTCAGACATCCATCCCCTTCGCACGCCCTATCTATCCGCGCGCTGGCGGGTAGGGGCTTATCTATGTGATTCGCTACGCTTGCTTGCCCCTATCGGCTGATTCTATTGCCTGCCGGTTAGCGAAACTTTTCCGGTAGTACGAATCGCTACGCCTCGCCTCTTTCTATATGATAATATGCACCTTGGTTGCTGCGCTCCCTTCGGAGAGAGTGAAGAACGAATGATCCTCCAAGAGTGATTTTTTCGTGCTTGTCCTTGGAAATAAGAGAGAAATGTTCAGCCCCTTTTCTAAAGAAGAGATTGAAAAAACGGTGTTCAATCTAGAGGAGATCTTACTAATAAGAAATACGATGGTTTTTCTTTAAAGGAGAAGCGGGAAGATGTAACAATAATACATATCTGCGAACACGAACATCAAACTCTCGATTTTGGTCACTATGACGTGGGTGAATACATGAATCATGATATTTGGAGGCAGACATACATTTGTCTGAAACGGGTCGGTTGATGGCTCCTATCCGCCGTTCATCCTGCTGAGCTTTGATCTCACTAAGTTCTGCTCCCTACAGACTGCCTAGACAGGACAGAAGAGGGGTACTCATGTGGTGCTACGATAGAGAAAAAAGAGAGCTCTAAAAGACCCTCGCATAGCTTGTTGAACCTTCGGAGAGAACCATAGAGATCAATCACCTCATAGATAACCGACGACATTACACGAGTTGCTGAGAAGACACCTCCCTTGTTGTGTTGCTTAAACCGCCTCTTCTGAACCGGGGTACTTACTGACTGAATCGGATTCTATTGAGTACTTTCATCGGGCTTGAATCCCTGATAGGATCCATGGACTGATGGAATCAAACCTGCCCTACTCAGAATCTCGAAGAGGACTTTAATTGACCTTCTAACCTCGGATACTCTCTTCTTGAAGTATGTTGAATACTCTCCACTAAGAGCATTTACCCCGGAATTCCCATGATTCGGCAGAGGAGTTGTATTAAAACATCAGGAGCATTGGTCATTTTCTTGAAATCAAACCAATCTATTAAGGCCTGAACCCGATTTTTCCAGCGGTGAAATTTTCTGTAGAATGCCCTATTGCCCCAGCATGGTAATCACATCTAGCATTCGGATCATACCACTTTGGAATATGGAACGGTTCTAGCAGCACAGGAGCTATTTGATGGTTTTGAATTAACTGTGGCAGGAGTTCACTATAGGTCATAGGGAATTGGATCGTTTTGGACCTGCCTTCGCTCTTGATTATTTCGATTGTTACGCGGGTTCGTATTATAGACAGGATTTGGATTTGCACCCTGATGAGGTGCTCAATGTCTAGGGGCAGGCTCTTTCCCATCCAAGAGATCGAGTGATTTCAGGAAGAAAATCCAGGTCTTGCATTGGCATAGGGTTCTCCCTCCTCTTCGAGGCAGGAAAAGGCCAACTATGGTGCGAGTACATACCAAACTGCTCAAATCATGCGGAAACTACCAATATGAGCCGGAACCCAGCTTCCGCTATATGGTTGGCAAGCTAGGCTTTCAACTCTGTCCTAGTCCGGGTTTTCTCTTCCCTCCAGAGTAAGGGATAATTCTCCGTGTGAGCAGCTAGTTGAATGAATACCCGATTTCGGGATAATCCGATCCGAGTCCTTTTTACAGCTTCCGATGAGCTACCAGAGGGTCTAATATCAGATAGTACTCAATTCTCCATACCTACTAGTTGTTCTTTCTTTAAAAGGGCTAGGTAAGTAAGAGGACATGCAGAAAAAAGAGAATCCTCCCCTCCAGTACGTTTAAAGCGCCTACTATACCTCAACTCCTTCCACTCTCCTTAATGTGTGAAGGAAGAGGCTGTAGCCTTACCTATACCCTGGCTTTCTCCCTGACCAGCCTTCAAAGATATTCGCAAAAGCTTGTGACTCTGGTTGCCCCTGACTGCTGGATCTCGTTGGTGCCGCCAACCTCATCTCGAAGGTTAAACCAAGTTTCTTCTCCCGAAAGCTTGGCCCGTATTACATTAGTGGACTACGACAGGCTCTTTCTCCTCAATCGGGGGGAATGCCATTCTTAACATCTTTCGCTACCTTTCTTTCGCAGGTGTCAGAATTATAGACCATATAACCTTTCCAACTAAAGCGGCCTACTCTATCGCTAACTACAGGGCTTGGGCCCGCTCAAAGGTATACAGCTACTTGTGGTATCTCCCTTACAGAACTAAGAGATAGCCTTTAAGGGGCCCCAACAAAGACGGATCTATTCCCTGGGACACTTCCTACTAGAAGAAGTATGGTTTGGGGATAAAAGCTGTTACTTTGGGGTTTTCCTTACGAAAGCACTCTAGTCATTCTTGTTCGAGCTAATAGGTGATAGGTGTCACCGTTCTCCCTTCGATCCTTCCTACTTGGCCCATCCAGAGTCTTACTTTGTGGCTTTCTTTATAGTCAGCACGTGAACATACATTCTTCAAAGGTGTTTTATTCCGGGTAGAGGTATAGTTCCTGCGTTGATCGCCGCTTACTCTGCTTTCCGAACTCAGACATTTAGGCGCCTAAGCTTACCAAAGAGTGAACTTACTCCTGGGATACATTCCCGTGGGGGTCCCATTCCCTTACTTTATAGTCTATAGCTCTTAAGCAAAGACTTCTTAGCGGCACGATTCGGATTAGCAGACTGCTCTTCTTTCAAGCGGTTTCCCTTTCTTGCTCTACTTACTGTCAATTCCGAACATAGCAGCTACCTTTTCACTCACACGGAGACCGAACGTACTGGGCCCTTACGGAACAGCTAGAATTCCATAGGTCTTACTTCGAGACCCCTTTCTTCTTTCCTTACTTGACTCCCTTACAGGGTCACTCGCCGCATCCTACCTTAGGTCCACTACAGCTGAAAAAGCGGTTACTTACTAAGGGGTATCTCTTTTGGGTTCAAATCCTGTCCAAACCCTTCTAATCTTTCCCATCAGAAGACTGCCAATGCATCCATTCCCTTCCTCCCAGAACTCAACACTCATTGGTTAACTCGCTTGGTATCCACCTTTCTTTTCTTCGTTCGAAGGTCTGTTAAGCGGGGTCCCGTCCCTCTCTCTTGGCCGGCCTATTCTTGTCCAGTAACCATTCTTTCGTTAAGAGTTCCGCGCTTTCCTTCTTTGAACCTTTTGGTATGTATTGCCCCCTAACTATAGATCAGATCCACCAGACGGAGAAACTGAAATTCCGCACTGCTGCTGAGTCGTCGGACTTATCCACCAAGGGATTCGTGGAATTTCTGTGGATTGCGTTGGGGGAAATCTACCAAAGCTAGGCAGATAGATAGACTCCTTTCCCGTTGCTAAGCTAAGGGCGAGCAAGAAAGAAAATCCAATGATTGTTTTTTAACCAGCGCCCCCTTTTGGGTATGCAGGTACTAAGAGTCCTCTCACTACCAACCAGCAGACATCATCTGGCTGGGTCTTGCCGGTATCAACAACGAGAAAGAAACAACCAAATGGAAACAGCAACTAACTATGGCTCTTGGCCCAGACAACGTCCTAGGCGTAGGGGAGATCGGAGCAAGAGGGAACGCCTAGACGACATTTTGATTCCTGGGCAGCAGTAAGTAGATCGAGAGGTCGTTCCGCCCCTTGTCCCCTATATTGGGTAATATGTTCTCGACCATTCTTGCTCCAATCTGACCTAGCTGGCGAGCGATCCCAGTTCGCGACAGAGAACAAGACAGCAAGCGAGCGTACCTTTGTTCGCTTCTTCTCCACCAAGCACGGAAGTTTAAGGATAACTGTAGGTCGGTGGCTACCTAAGGAAACTCCGATTCGATCCGCCTCCCGGCGGGGAGGCATCTACCTCATCCCGATCACAAGGAGAGGTTCACTATGATGGGGGTACTCTTTTTTTCCCTTCCGGAAAGAATGAAATGCATAGGGGACCATCCTTTTGTTGCGGCATGCTCCTCAGATTTACGGATTCGCAGGGGGCCTCAGGCCCTACTTAGTTGACTGACAATGACAAAGGCTTGCGAAACTAAGTGGCGCCCTTTCCTTTTTGAATAACCCATTCTCATTATCTTTCATAAGTCAAGTAGGAAAACCTATAGGTCTTTAGTagcgttgacaaagaagaaaaGAGCCGGTTAAAAGACAGCGAAtccttttataaatatataaataatagaaagatattatttatatatttataggcCAGCTTGACAAGAAACCCTTCCTCTTGATCTGAGGTGCGAAGAAANNNNNNNNNNNNNNNNNNNNNNNNNNNNNNNNNNNNNNNNNNNNNNNNNNNNNNNNNNNNNNNNNNNNNNNNNNNNNNNNNNNNNNNNNNNNNNNNNNNNNNNNNNNNNNNNNNNNNNNNNNNNNNNNNNNNNNNNNNNNNNNNNNNNNNNNNNNNNNNNNNNNNNNNNNNNNNNNNNNNNNNNNNNNNNNNNNNNNNNNNNNNNNNNNNNNNNNNNNNNNNNNNNNNNNNNNNNNNNNNNNNNNNNNNNNNNNNNNNNNNNNNNNNNNNNNNNNNNNNNNNNNNNNNNNNNNNNNNNNNNNNNNNNNNNNNNNNNNNNNNNNNNNNNNNNNNNNNNNNNNNNNNNNNNNNNNNNNNNNNNNNNNNNNNNNNNNNNNNNNNNNNNNNNNNNNNNNNNNNNNNNNNNNNNNNNNNNNNNNNNNNNNNNNNNNNNNNNNNNNNNNNNNNNNNNNNNNNNNNNNNNNNNNNNNNNNNNNNNNNNNNNNNNNNNNNNNNNNNNNNNNNNNNNNNNNNNNNNNNNNNNNNNNNNNNNNNNNNNNNNNNNNNNNNNNNNNNNNNNNNNNNNNNNNNNNNNNNNNNNNNNNNNNNNNNNNNNNNNNNNNNNNNNNNNNNNNNNNNNNNNNNNNNNNNNNNNNNNNNNNNNNNNNNNNNNNNNNNNNNNNNNNNNNNNNNNNNNNNNNNNNNNNNNNNGAGTTGAAAATGGTGCAACATCGAATCCTGTTACTTCGAATGGAATCTTAGCCCGCCTCACTTGCTTTCTTTACTGCATAAAGGCATAAGCGAAGCCAAGCCGGATAGGCTTTTTTATATTGAAAGCCCCAAAACTGGCTATCTTATAGCAGACAACTAACGCAAGCCTACTCAACTTATTTCATAATCATAAGTAAAGGCCTGTTCGCATCGCAACTAATAGAAAAAAACAACTACTAGACTAGACTAGTAGTTGAGTGCTCCTTGTTGTTCGGATCTTGACCGGATCCGAGCTTCCCAAGCTCTATGCTGTTGGGGAATTCTGCAAGGGTCTTACCGCCTTTTTGATTGACTATATTTGAGTCTTTGGAGTACTTTGGGATTATATTCCGCGCCGAGCATTTGTGCTTGTGGGCCGGGGTGAATATTGCAGACCAGCGGATCTGGTGGTCGACAATTGTTCGGACTTGGTAAAGGTTGTCACGGCACCTGTAGTAGGACAGAGGACTTATCGCGATGCCCGCGGACCAATTTACGATGTCTCCGTCGCTGACGTTCGTCAAGCAGGCCACGTGGATTGGCCAGGGTCTTCTTCGGCTAATGAGACCTCGATCCCGAAGCCTTCGGAGTATCTTTTTGATAGGCGCCCCCATTTGTATGGGGAATTCGCTGCTGATAGATCTCGCCCAGTGTCCCCCTCCTTCCCCCGCCGCCTTCCGACCCGCGGGAGTATACAATGACAACTTCCGGGCATGAGTGACCGATCGTGAGACTGCCTGTTGAACGTCCGATGGCACCTTGCTCCGACCTGAGCTATGCAACAACGAGATCCCCCTTGATCCTTGCCGGATGTGCTTGACGGTCCCCCATAATACGCTCACTTGGGGACCTCTTACTCCAGCTGTTCCAAGAGTCTCTGCTAGTTGAACCGCGTCCAGTAGACTCCCTGTTCCGCTCATCCCCTTCGTCAGCTGTTTGATCGGGATACTATTACGTAGGTTCCTAAACTTCGAATGGATGGCCGAGCGTAGGTGGCAAGCAGTTATATGGATACGGTGCTTTACCCGTAGACGCTTCTCCAGCTCTCGCAAGAATTGTATGGGAGTCGTCCTCGGAGGGACTTCCCGAATGACCGTACCGAGGAATTCTACCGTACTCCGTGCAGCTATTGTTGTTGATCCTGCAGAGTCTACCCAAAGGTTCAGGCCGGATTGTAGGAAGTGGTTGATACGTTTTTGTATTTCTATGAGAAGCTCTACGGCACCCACGATTCCCAGTAGTAAGTCGTCGGCATATCGCGCGTAACAAATCCTTATGTTGTAATGGGTTTTTAAGGGGGCCAGCTTACGGGTCAGGCCTCTCTCTGACCTGATAACTAGTATCGCCTCCACGCCCAGTTCTATCAACAGGCCCTTTCTTTTGCAAGACTTAAAAAAGTCTCTCATGGCCCAATTATTATTACAGCGTTCTGTACCATAGAATTCGGCCTTCGGGGTCAACACGGCGGCTTCTATGAGGAAGGCGGCGCAAAGGAGGCTCGAGGGTTTGTTAAGTAAGGCGGCAAGGGCCGACGAAGGGGGGAAAATGAAAGGCGTTTTCTGGTCCCCCCTGAGCCGGGGGGTGCTTGTGGTGGGGGGTGTGACACGACGAAACAAGGGAATGAAAGGCCGCTTTGCGTTGGATGCTCTTTACCCTCCCCACAATGATGGCTCTGTTGTCTTGGGGAGCGTTGAAGCTTGCTTCTTCTCCAGAGTTTTCTTGGTCATCAATACGACCTGTCCTTAATAGAACCGATCTAATTCTCTGAACAATCGGAATTTCGTACTTCTGTCGGATCCTCCCTATCTCCTGATCGAGCTTGTGTAGGTAGATGTTTCCTGGTAGGGCCGATAATAATACACTGTGTGGGACGGAGTAAGGACCCTTCTCACCTCCTACGAGTCGTCCGTCGGAAAAGACTTTTTGAATGGAGTAAAAGAACTTGGGATCGTCGATCTCTTCCTTAAAGATTGAGATGAGTCGATGTCGGTCGATGGTGTGAAAATACTTCCTGATGTCGAATTCCAAAAACCAGCGAGAGGTTCCCCACTCTTCTTTGATCCGTCTTAGGACCGAGTGGCAGCCTCGACCCGAGCGGAAGTGCGATGTGTCTGGAAACTCGGGATCGTAAATGGATTCGAGTACCTTTCTGATCGCCTCTTTCATGATCCTTTCTATAGGTAGAACTCCTGTGAGCGGTCTAAACTTCGATCCTTATTTCTTTCTTCATATTGTAAAGGGGAGCAAAGCCCCCTTTTTCTCCCTCTATTGAGAGATCAAGGGCCCTCCTGCCGTCGTTTCAGTGACTCATAGGGTTTCCCTCAGCTCAGTCTTTTTGGTTCTTGAGAATGGTCGCCAGCCACCTCCCAGGACCGGAATGATTATCCCTGCCCGATGGGTCTACATCCATCCCTGAATGTCGTCGGGTACTGTTAACTTCCCCGCCATTCTTGTAAATGTCACCTGTAATCCGCGCAGGTGTGTCCGCACCCCCCTGAGTGGACGAGAAAGAAAGGATTTCTCGGAGCAACCAGACCCAGGAGTCAACTTTCCCGTATGAGCATTCGGTACATGTGTATCAGTCCGTGGAAGAGTGAAAGGGTCACCACTACTGAGAATCTCCCCCCTAATCTTAGATAGGTCGTCTGAGGGTTCGCCGCGGTTCATTGCTGTGCTTACACACTAGGCTACCCTTTTCCGAAAGCTCCGCGGGACCACCTACCACTAGTCTTCGGCCGGAGGGGTTTATTGCACAAAAACGCCGGGACGCAGGCTCCCGAAAAGGGAAGCCCAACGAATGTCAGATGCAAAGCCCCGCACCTCATTAAGATCATATTGGCATACtctcccaaaaaaaaaagagcaGACCCCATTGAAGACGAGAGTGAGGTACAACAAGGCCATTTCTGTCCACCGCCCTTCTCACGGAGCCGTACGTGGACGTTACTGCTCATACAGCTCCCAGCCAGCAAGCAGTTAGCCTTCCTCTACAAGGAATGAAAGTGTGGATGAATCGACATCaagaattcttttttttttgacttTTGTAAAACAAAGGG
The sequence above is a segment of the Primulina tabacum isolate GXHZ01 chromosome 6, ASM2559414v2, whole genome shotgun sequence genome. Coding sequences within it:
- the LOC142550185 gene encoding LOW QUALITY PROTEIN: uncharacterized protein LOC142550185 (The sequence of the model RefSeq protein was modified relative to this genomic sequence to represent the inferred CDS: deleted 2 bases in 1 codon) encodes the protein MPYCPSMEFTIGHRELDRFGPAFALDYFDCYAGSYYRQDLDLHPDEGSPSSSRQEKANYGASVRIIDHITFPTKAAYSIANYRAWARSKQLPFHSHGDRTYWALTEQLEFHRSYFETPFFFPYLTPLQGHSPHPTLGPLQLKKRLLTKGSDPPDGETNSALLLSRRTYPPRDSWNFSPPFGYAGTKSPLTTNQQTSSGWVLPGRSEQEGTPRRHFDSWAAVSRSRGRSAPCPLYWVICSRPFLLQSDLAGERSQFATENKTASERTFVRFFSTKHGSLRITVGRWLPKETPIRSASRRGGIYLIPITRRGSL
- the LOC142550184 gene encoding uncharacterized protein LOC142550184, translated to MKRIKLNVLLRNIESDRKVVAWQRVLEYSRLARSLLRKGILLVLDKVTKESCITLHLFLRSVYRLGRKSGWLYCALYLKQCMSSLKIAYGGKFDKNLPLSVAVSLTGKGYPRIIPSHVRRIMYKHDERADDAVRVMLTLLSFYTILIKGKKIKKTLFDTIRSPVQDIDQVVSWIGTLKGDLVELLDRYVPKLSHIPLNQGMSWLPSWKALPSYRALDTLWSIFTDLRKVKTPYVAQTMELSAYASLLKFIHARGEQWSSGILFPRRVRFAFDRNNKLFSGSDLDEFESKIGPYLPAWHPAVGPAMTGKLAQKVEGGGKRRVFAIGNWVNQRLLTPVHMWLAKVLQSIPMDGTFDQYKPLTLLSGSKTNYCFDLTAATDRWPLVLMFEVMVVLFDRSFASAVVNSALACNLFFIGFLDKSEVTSDKYWISFVAGQPLGYRSSWPLFALTHHIVVWWCAEQVYPGSHFTRYALLGDDIVISDKRVAQEYLKVLGHLQVKVSMSKSLISDTGCAEFAKRFLVRDLTKDLSSVTLKALLGIHIPICRLGLAHRYGIKRYSTFRRLGGAG